In a genomic window of Phaenicophaeus curvirostris isolate KB17595 unplaced genomic scaffold, BPBGC_Pcur_1.0 scaffold_51, whole genome shotgun sequence:
- the LPAR2 gene encoding lysophosphatidic acid receptor 2, with product MKHCFYNETVGFFYNNSRKELTTYWRTKDVLVVALGLTVSVIVLLTNLLVITAIVINRRFHYPIYYLLGNLAAADLFAGVAYMFLMFHTGPRTAELSLKTWFIRQSLLDTSLTASVVNLLAIAVERHQTVFTMQLHSKMSNQRVMILIFCIWVTALLLGLIPSYGWHCLCALEKCSSMAPLYSRSYLTFWAISNLVIFLIMVVVYTHIFVYVKRKMTRMSKHTSFHPRYRETMISLVKTVTIILSAFVICWTPGQVVLLLDGLGCKSCNVLAVEKYVLLLAEINSLINAIVYSYRDNEMRNTFRRILCFACYRNSKYTPTVVKLNPTDRRTLSQNGHFTVDSSI from the exons ATGAAGCACTGTTTCTACAATGAGACCGTGGGCTTCTTCTACAACAACAGCCGCAAGGAGCTGACCACCTACTGGAGGACCAAGGACGTCTTGGTGGTCGCCTTGGGCTTGACGGTGAGCGTCATCGTGCTCCTGACCAACCTGCTGGTCATCACCGCCATCGTCATCAACCGCCGCTTCCACTACCCCATCTACTACCTGCTGGGGAACCTGGCGGCCGCCGACCTCTTCGCCGGCGTCGCCTACATGTTCCTCATGTTCCACACGGGGCCCAGGACGGCGGAGCTCTCCCTGAAGACCTGGTTCATCCGTCAGAGCCTGCTGGACACCAGCTTGACGGCCTCGGTggtcaacctgctggccatcgCCGTGGAGAGGCACCAGACGGTGTTCACCATGCAGCTGCACAGCAAGATGTCCAACCAGCGGGTGATGATCCTCATCTTCTGCATCTGGGTCACGGCGCTGCTCCTGGGGCTCATCCCCTCCTACGGTTGGCACTGTCTCTGCGCCCTGGAGAAATGCTCCAGCATGGCCCCGCTCTACAGCCGGAGCTACCTGACCTTCTGGGCCATCTCCAACCTGGTCATCTTCCTCATCATGGTGGTCGTCTACACGCACATCTTCGTCTACGTCAAGAGGAAGATGACGCGGATGTCCAAGCACACCAGCTTCCACCCGCGCTACAGGGAGACCATGATCAGCCTGGTCAAGACGGTCACCATTATCCTCA GTGCTTTTGTGATCTGCTGGACTCCAGGTCAAGTCGTGCTCCTCCTGGACGGCTTGGGCTGCAAGAGCTGCAACGTTCTGGCCGTGGAGAAATACGTCCTCTTGCTGGCGGAGATCAACTCGTTGATCAACGCCATCGTCTACTCCTACCGGGACAATGAGATGCGCAACACCTTCCGGAGGATCCTCTGCTTTGCCTGCTACCGGAATTCCAAATACACCCCCACGGTGGTGAAGTTGAACCCCACCGACCGCCGAACGCTGTCTCAGAACGGGCACTTCACGGTGGATTCCTCCATTTAA
- the DSN1 gene encoding kinetochore-associated protein DSN1 homolog: MAALEEGPRGPGEESSPRGAHAAAKGAVSDPDQGGKEVDPEQVQKLPDVTAVSKKIVSPPATTGATRRRRSQQSPGLRKSPSGPSPVRISPWRSNSGNDRSLSSFNFSPRLLAPTPRSKRRSWCRSSLKGTKRRKSLPPVHQDVTELCKSISLELPETDRLSMLLLSSFQFSAQKFEHVLKETDGFSPEAFRANVRSVAEDLKRYVQKLKLDGTLKSCVEDPNGMLLDSALDESVAQIKEYIARFAAESQSWDQLLQRYQAGAEERARQLEESREKRGQAAPHDFLQTSQAAVLGTKPNYQQVLDDQGEVLSCMELVLDELQQAVRLLQAFSEDSRLYLQRLSEQLASRTFRRLENSPVRKLLAAPPEA; the protein is encoded by the exons ATGGCGGCGCTCGAGGAGGGGCCCCGCGGGCCAGGGGAGGAG AGTTCTCCCCGTGGAGCCCACGCTGCGGCCAAAGGTGCCGTGTCAG ATCCTGAccaaggagggaaggaggtggaTCCTGAGCAAGTGCAGAAGCTACCTGACGTCACTGCTGTGAGCAAAAAGATCGTTAGTCCCCCTGCAACGACCGGAGCGACTCGGAGGAGAAGATCCCAGCAGAGTCCCGGCCTCAGGAAGAGCCCCTCCGGCCCTAGTCCCGTGAGGATTTCTCCCTGGAGAAGCAATTCCGGGAACGACCGCAGCCTGAGCTCCTTTAACTTCTCGCCGAGACTGTTGGCCCCCACTCCTCGATCCAAACGTCGCTCCTGGTGTCGTTCCAGCCTGAAGGGGACCAAGCGCCGAAAATCCCTCCCTCCCGTGCACCAGGACGTCACCG AATTGTGCAAATCCATCAGCCTGGAGCTGCCGGAGACGGACAGGCTTTCCATGCTGCTGTTATCCAGCTTCCAG TTTTCCGCGCAGAAGTTTGAACACGTCTTGAAGGAAACCGATGGCTTTAGCCCCGAGGCGTTCAGAGCTAACG TGCGCTCTGTCGCGGAGGACCTGAAGCGATACGTGCAGAAGCTAAAACTGGATGGAACGCTCAAGAGCTGCGTGGAAGATCCCAACGG GATGTTGCTGGACTCTGCTTTGGATGAATCGGTGGCGCAGATTAAGGAATATATCGCCAG GTTCGCAGCCGAATCGCAGTCCTGGGATCAGCTCCTGCAGCGCTACCAGGCCGGAGCTGAAGAGAGAGCCAG GCAGCTGGAGGAAAGCCGCGAGAAGAGGGGGCAGGCGGCGCCCCACGATTTCCTGCAGACCTCGCAGGCCGCAGTCCTCGGCACCAAACCCAACTACCAGCAGGTCCTGGACGACCAGGGCGAGGTCTTGAGCTGCATGGAGCTCGTG CTGGACGAGCTCCAGCAGGCGGTGCGGCTGCTGCAGGCCTTCAGCGAGGACAGCCGGCTCTACCTGCAGCGCCTCTCGGAACAGCTCG cctccAGGACCTTCCGGCGGCTGGAGAACTCCCCCGTGCGCAAGCTGCTCGCCGCTCCGCCCGAGgcctga
- the MVB12A gene encoding multivesicular body subunit 12A isoform X1 yields the protein MGSPSRYRILTPILRSCPGSEASSQSQGPCPSPGVLVLVPRPHPSPRVPIPVPSPRPGSEAPSQSPVPIPVPSPRPGSEAPSQSQGPHPSPQSPSWFQGPIPVSSPHPSPQSPSWFRGPIPVPGSPSQSPVPILVPRPHPSPQSPSWFQGPIPVSSPHPSPQSPSWFRGPIPVPGSPSQSPVPILVPRPHPSPQSPSWFQGLIPVPGSPSQSQGPHPSPGSPSRFRGPRPIQVAPVVTDVQVLSDRSPHPSGYTRAPEFPEPRAAVSRKKRIYVRLQPREAAATAVFDVQLSAKSSALPLYMKIGEIGGFALWCKKGPLSEPLSLQQLSLRAPASPQGAPAAPTSPKRAPGALHDAGSIYGLSAMDGVPFALHPRFESRLGPSSTALLTDLTVKSLADIEREYHYAFVVERTAAARLPPSVC from the exons ATGGGGTCTCCATCCCGGTACCGAATTCTTACCCCAATCCTGAGATCCTGTCCTGGTTCCGAGGCCTCATCCCAGTCCCAGGGTCCCTGTCCCAGTCCCGGGGTCCTTGTCCTGGTTCCGAggccccatcccagtcccagggtccccatcccagtccccagtCCCCGTCCTGGTTCCGAGGCCCCATCCCAGTCtccagtccccatcccagtccccagtCCCCGTCCTGGTTCCGAggccccatcccagtcccagggtccccatcccagtccccagtCCCCGTCCTGGttccaaggccccatcccagtctccagtccccatcccagtccccagtCCCCGTCCTGGTTCCGAGGCCCCATCCCAGTCCcggggtccccatcccagtccccagtCCCCATCCTGGTTCCGAggccccatcccagtccccagtCCCCGTCCTGGttccaaggccccatcccagtctccagtccccatcccagtccccagtCCCCGTCCTGGTTCCGAGGCCCCATCCCAGTCCcggggtccccatcccagtccccagtCCCCATCCTGGTTCCGAggccccatcccagtccccagtCCCCGTCCTGGTTCCAAGGCCTCATCCCAGTCCCagggtccccatcccagtcccagggtccccatcccagtcccggg tccccgtCCCGGTTCCGAGGTCCCCGTCCCATCCAGGTGGCTCCGGTGGTCACCGACGTTCAGGTGCTGAGCGACCGGAGCCCCCATCCTTCCGGCTACACCCGCGCTCCGGAGTTCCCAGAGCCCC GCGCCGCCGTTTCCCGGAAGAAGCGAATCTACGTGAGGCTGCAGCCGCGAGAAGCTGCCGCCACGGCCGTGTTCGACGTCCAGCTCAGCGCCAAGAGCAGCGCTCTCCCCCTCTACATGAAAATCGG GGAAATCGGAGGCTTTGCCCTCTGGTGTAAGAAGGGGCCTCTCTCCGAGCCGCtcagcctgcagcagctctcGCTCCGCGCTCCGGCCTCGCCCCAGGG GGCACCCGCTGCTCCCACCAGCCCGAAACGAGCGCCCGGAGCCCTGCACGACGCCGGCAGCATCTACGGCCTCTCGG CCATGGACGGCGTCCCTTTCGCCCTGCACCCCCGATTTGAGAGCAGGCTCGGTCCTAGCAGCACC gCTCTCCTCACCGACCTGACCGTGAAGTCGCTTGCAGACATCGAGAGAGAG TACCATTACGCTTTCGTAGTGGAGAGAACGGCCGCCGCTCGGCTCCCTCCCAGCGTTTGTTAG
- the MVB12A gene encoding multivesicular body subunit 12A isoform X3, translating into MAAAAEGAPLTGIGLALGLAAVPAGWSAITATAEGAAAGLAKGFGHKGTGYLCVRTGGAQVAPVVTDVQVLSDRSPHPSGYTRAPEFPEPRAAVSRKKRIYVRLQPREAAATAVFDVQLSAKSSALPLYMKIGEIGGFALWCKKGPLSEPLSLQQLSLRAPASPQGAPAAPTSPKRAPGALHDAGSIYGLSAMDGVPFALHPRFESRLGPSSTALLTDLTVKSLADIEREYHYAFVVERTAAARLPPSVC; encoded by the exons atggcggcggcggcggagggggCTCCGCTCACCGGAATCGGCTTGGCTCTGGGCCTCGCGGCCGTTCCCGCAGGCTGGAGCGCG ATCACGGCGACCGCCGAGGGCGCAGCGGCCGGCCTGGCCAAGGGCTTCGGCCACAAGGGCACCGGCTACCTGTGCGTGAGAACCGGAGGAGCCCAG GTGGCTCCGGTGGTCACCGACGTTCAGGTGCTGAGCGACCGGAGCCCCCATCCTTCCGGCTACACCCGCGCTCCGGAGTTCCCAGAGCCCC GCGCCGCCGTTTCCCGGAAGAAGCGAATCTACGTGAGGCTGCAGCCGCGAGAAGCTGCCGCCACGGCCGTGTTCGACGTCCAGCTCAGCGCCAAGAGCAGCGCTCTCCCCCTCTACATGAAAATCGG GGAAATCGGAGGCTTTGCCCTCTGGTGTAAGAAGGGGCCTCTCTCCGAGCCGCtcagcctgcagcagctctcGCTCCGCGCTCCGGCCTCGCCCCAGGG GGCACCCGCTGCTCCCACCAGCCCGAAACGAGCGCCCGGAGCCCTGCACGACGCCGGCAGCATCTACGGCCTCTCGG CCATGGACGGCGTCCCTTTCGCCCTGCACCCCCGATTTGAGAGCAGGCTCGGTCCTAGCAGCACC gCTCTCCTCACCGACCTGACCGTGAAGTCGCTTGCAGACATCGAGAGAGAG TACCATTACGCTTTCGTAGTGGAGAGAACGGCCGCCGCTCGGCTCCCTCCCAGCGTTTGTTAG
- the PBX4 gene encoding pre-B-cell leukemia transcription factor 4 → MEEPSRLHGAAGPLPGGIPPPPGDPVAAAPPPGPPPPPPPPPPGHHDTGDVLQQIMAITDQSLDEAQARKHALNCHRMKPALFSVLCEIKEKTVLSIRGIQEEDPPDAQLMRLDNMLLAEGVSGPEKRGRGGPMAVAATSGGCPNDNSIEHSDYRAKLSQIRQIYHSELEKYEQACSEFTTHVMNLLREQSRTRPISPKEIERMVNIIHGKFSTIQMQLKQSTCEAVMILRSRFLDARRKRRNFSKQATEVLNEYFYSHLSNPYPSEEAKEELAKKGGITVSQVSNWFGNKRIRYKKNMGKFQEEANIYAAKTAVDATNVVAQGNQANSPSTPNSASSGSFKMTNSSDSFINLQSLTSYQSSPVGANVQSQMDSLHHVIHQTGRYDTIVGNPLYTTQRIDANGSWQDATTPSSITSPAGDPGSVNSDASN, encoded by the exons ATGGAGGAGCCGTCCCGGCTGCACGGCGCCGCGGGGCCTCTGCCCGGGGGGATCCCGCCCCCTCCCGGGGACCCGGTGGCGGCTGCTCCCCCGCCGGGGcctccgccgcctcctcctcctcctcctcccgggcACCACGACACGGGGGATGTTCTCCAGCAGATCATGGCGATCACCGACCAGAGCCTGGATGAGGCTCAAGCCAG GAAACACGCCTTGAACTGCCACCGGATGAAGCCGGCTCTGTTCAGCGTGCTCTGCGAGATCAAGGAGAAAACAG TGTTAAGTATTCGTGGTATTCAGGAAGAAGACCCCCCAGATGCCCAGCTAATGAGACTAGATAACATGTTGCTGGCAGAGGGCGTCTCCGGGCCcgagaaaagaggaagaggaggaccGATGGCTGTAGCAGCAACATCAGGTGGCTGTCCAAATGACAATAGCATTGAGCACTCTGACTACAGGGCCAAGCTGTCACAGATCCGACAGATTTACCACTCTGAGCTAGAGAAATATGAACAG GCCTGCAGCGAGTTCACCACCCACGTTATGAACCTGCTGAGGGAGCAGAGTCGAACCAGACCCATCTCGCCGAAAGAAATCGAGCGCATGGTGAATATAATCCACGGGAAATTCAGCACCATCCAGATGCAGCTGAAGCAGAGCACGTGCGAGGCCGTGATGATCCTGCGCTCACGCTTCCTCGATGCGAG GCGTAAAAGACGCAACTTCAGCAAACAGGCCACGGAAGTGCTGAATGAGTATTTTTATTCCCATCTGAGCAATCCTTACCCCAGCGAAGAGGCCAAAGAAGAGCTCGCGAAGAAAGGCGGCATCACAGTTTCGCAG GTTTCCAACTGGTTTGGTAACAAAAGAATTCGATACAAAAAGAACATGGGGAAGTTCCAAGAAGAAGCTAATATTTACGCTGCAAAAACAGCAGTGGATGCTACCAACGTCGTGGCTCAAGGCAACCAGGCGAACTCTCCGTCGACGCCGAATTCGG cttcttctggCTCTTTTAAGATGACAAATTCCAGCGATTCGTTTATAAACCTACAGTCGTTGACTTCTTACCAGAGTTCCCCAGTGGGAGCCAACGTCCAGTCCCAG ATGGATTCCTTGCATCACGTCATACACCAGACGGGGAGATACGACACGATTGTGGGGAATCCCTTGTACACAACGCAGCGCATAGAT GCTAATGGCAGCTGGCAGGATGCTACTACCCCTTCATCAATCACTTCACCTGCTGGAGACCCTGGAAGCGTTAATTCAGATGCGTCTAATTAA
- the MVB12A gene encoding multivesicular body subunit 12A isoform X2: protein MGSPSRYRILTPILRSCPGSEASSQSQGPCPSPGVLVLVPRPHPSPRVPIPVPSPRPGSEAPSQSPVPIPSQGPHPSPQSPSWFQGPIPVSSPHPSPQSPSWFRGPIPVPGSPSQSPVPILVPRPHPSPQSPSWFQGPIPVSSPHPSPQSPSWFRGPIPVPGSPSQSPVPILVPRPHPSPQSPSWFQGLIPVPGSPSQSQGPHPSPGSPSRFRGPRPIQVAPVVTDVQVLSDRSPHPSGYTRAPEFPEPRAAVSRKKRIYVRLQPREAAATAVFDVQLSAKSSALPLYMKIGEIGGFALWCKKGPLSEPLSLQQLSLRAPASPQGAPAAPTSPKRAPGALHDAGSIYGLSAMDGVPFALHPRFESRLGPSSTALLTDLTVKSLADIEREYHYAFVVERTAAARLPPSVC, encoded by the exons ATGGGGTCTCCATCCCGGTACCGAATTCTTACCCCAATCCTGAGATCCTGTCCTGGTTCCGAGGCCTCATCCCAGTCCCAGGGTCCCTGTCCCAGTCCCGGGGTCCTTGTCCTGGTTCCGAggccccatcccagtcccagggtccccatcccagtccccagtCCCCGTCCTGGTTCCGAGGCCCCATCCCAGTCtccagtccccatccca tcccagggtccccatcccagtccccagtCCCCGTCCTGGttccaaggccccatcccagtctccagtccccatcccagtccccagtCCCCGTCCTGGTTCCGAGGCCCCATCCCAGTCCcggggtccccatcccagtccccagtCCCCATCCTGGTTCCGAggccccatcccagtccccagtCCCCGTCCTGGttccaaggccccatcccagtctccagtccccatcccagtccccagtCCCCGTCCTGGTTCCGAGGCCCCATCCCAGTCCcggggtccccatcccagtccccagtCCCCATCCTGGTTCCGAggccccatcccagtccccagtCCCCGTCCTGGTTCCAAGGCCTCATCCCAGTCCCagggtccccatcccagtcccagggtccccatcccagtcccggg tccccgtCCCGGTTCCGAGGTCCCCGTCCCATCCAGGTGGCTCCGGTGGTCACCGACGTTCAGGTGCTGAGCGACCGGAGCCCCCATCCTTCCGGCTACACCCGCGCTCCGGAGTTCCCAGAGCCCC GCGCCGCCGTTTCCCGGAAGAAGCGAATCTACGTGAGGCTGCAGCCGCGAGAAGCTGCCGCCACGGCCGTGTTCGACGTCCAGCTCAGCGCCAAGAGCAGCGCTCTCCCCCTCTACATGAAAATCGG GGAAATCGGAGGCTTTGCCCTCTGGTGTAAGAAGGGGCCTCTCTCCGAGCCGCtcagcctgcagcagctctcGCTCCGCGCTCCGGCCTCGCCCCAGGG GGCACCCGCTGCTCCCACCAGCCCGAAACGAGCGCCCGGAGCCCTGCACGACGCCGGCAGCATCTACGGCCTCTCGG CCATGGACGGCGTCCCTTTCGCCCTGCACCCCCGATTTGAGAGCAGGCTCGGTCCTAGCAGCACC gCTCTCCTCACCGACCTGACCGTGAAGTCGCTTGCAGACATCGAGAGAGAG TACCATTACGCTTTCGTAGTGGAGAGAACGGCCGCCGCTCGGCTCCCTCCCAGCGTTTGTTAG